One Setaria viridis chromosome 7, Setaria_viridis_v4.0, whole genome shotgun sequence genomic region harbors:
- the LOC117865240 gene encoding ubiquitin C-terminal hydrolase 22, which yields MSTPSAPPPCPHLAAHRLSSRPLRFLRRCLRVRPLGRPEIRRDPRELPRCSPCAAATPSPSPRLYACLSCAAVFCPSHAASHASASAGPGHQIAVDVDRAELFCAACGDQVYDPDFDHAVFLAQSSSLLPSTSSTSAAPAPRKRRRVDYRAWAPDPAEFALMSSADPTSSASAAAPAGLRGLNNLGNTCFMNSVLQALLHAPPLRNYFLGDRHNRFLCPRRTPVRHRAAEADAAKVACLACDLDEIYSAAFSGERMPYSPAKFLYSWWQHASNLASYEQQDAHEFFISILDHIHENIKDDQHKSHAQGHGDCCIAHRVFSGILRSDVTCTSCGFTSTTFEPCMDISLDLDVGDNSSFGVANTKPHARNGERSSAGVNSKVSTLMRCLERFTRAERLDAEQKFFCERCNERQESLKQMSIRRLPLVSCFHIKRFEHSSVKKVSRKVDHCLQFPFSLDMAPYLSSSILRSRYGNRIFPAEASDADAVSELSSEFEIFAVITHSGKLEAGHYVTYLRLNNHWYKCDDAWVTRVEEHTVRTSQAYMLFYVQKTLYYKACERAAAV from the exons atGTCCAccccgtccgcgccgccgccctgcccgcACCTCGCCGCGCACCGCCTCTCCTCGCGCCCGCTGcgcttcctccgccgctgcctccgcgTGCGCCCGCTCGGGCGCCCCGAGATCCGCCGCGACCCGCGCGAGCTGCCGCGCTGctccccctgcgccgccgcgacCCCGTCCCCCTCCCCCCGCCTCTACGCCTGCCTCTCCTGCGCCGCCGTCTTCTGCCCCTCCCACGCCGCCTCgcacgcctccgcctccgcgggtCCCGGCCACCAGATCGCCGTCGACGTCGACCGCGCCGAGCTCTTCTGCGCCGCCTGCGGCGACCAGGTCTACGATCCCGACTTCGACCACGCCGTCTTCCTCGCCCAATCCTCCTCGCtcctcccctccacctcctcgacctccgccgccccggcgccccgcaagcgccgccgcgtcgaTTACCGCGCATGGGCGCCAGATCCGGCCGAATTCGCGCTCATGAGCTCCGCGGACCCCACCTCCTCcgcgtccgccgcggcgcccgcgggGCTGCGCGGGCTCAACAACCTCGGCAACACCTGCTTCATGAACTCCGTGCTCCAGGCGCTCCTCCACGCGCCCCCGCTCCGGAACTACTTCCTCGGCGATCGGCACAACCGGTTCCTCTGCCCGCGCCGCACGCCCGTCAGACACCGTGCCGCGGAGGCCGACGCCGCCAAGGTCGCGTGCCTCGCCTgcgatctcgacgagatctactcCGCGGCATTCTCCGGGGAGCGCATGCCATACAGCCCCGCCAAGTTTCTATATAG TTGGTGGCAGCATGCATCAAACCTCGCAAGCTACGAGCAACAGGATGCACATGAATTTTTTATCTCCATCCTTGACCATATCCATGAAAATATAAAGGATGATCAGCACAAGTCACATGCCCAAG GCCATGGGGACTGTTGCATTGCCCACAGAGTGTTTTCTGGGATCCTGAGGTCAGATGTCACCTGCACAAGCTGTGGGTTCACATCCACAACTTTTGAGCCCTGTATGGACATTTCCTTGGACTTGGATGTTGGAGATAACAGTTCTTTTGGTGTTGCAAACACAAAGCCACATGCGCGCAACGGGGAACGGAGTTCGGCTGGTGTGAATTCCAAGGTCTCAACTCTTATGAGATGTTTGGAGCGGTTTACAAGGGCTGAGAGACTTGATGCTGAGCAAAAGTTCTTCTGTGAACGCTGCAATGAGAGGCAAGAGTCCCTGAAGCAAATGTCCATTCGCAGGCTTCCATTAGTTTCCTGCTTTCACATAAAGAGATTTGAGCATTCGTCAGTCAAAAAGGTGTCAAGGAAAGTTGATCACTGTTTGCAGTTCCCCTTTTCCCTTGACATGGCACCTTACCTGTCATCATCCATCCTCAGAAGTAGATATGGTAACCGCATATTTCCAGCAGAAGCTAGTGACGCAGATGCAGTTTCAGAACTGTCATCAGAATTCGAGATATTCGCAGTAATCACACATAGTGGTAAACTAGAAGCTGGCCATTATGTGACATATCTGAGGTTAAACAATCACTGGTACAAATGTGATGATGCCTGGGTAACAAGAGTCGAGGAGCATACTGTCAGAACTTCTCAGGCATACATGCTCTTCTATGTGCAGAAGACACTCTACTACAAAGCTTGTGAAAGAGCAGCTGCAGTCtga